The following coding sequences lie in one Phycicoccus duodecadis genomic window:
- a CDS encoding tyrosine recombinase XerC — translation MGPPGCNGGPVTVASHETLTAFERHLRLERGRSANTVRAYVRDIGAFLDAADVRDDADLAAVGLADLRAWLGTVSRRGVARATIARTSASLRTFFRWCENTGRVPVDPSLRLSAPRRHRTLPGVLAQRSATALLDVAALAADDADPVHLRDRAALELMYASGIRVGELVGLDVDDVDLHSRVLRVVGKGDKERRVPFGVPAGEAVTRWLDAGRPALVTAASGPALLLGRRGRRADARQIREVVHRLLAEVPDAPDLGPHGLRHSAATHLLEGGADLRMVQELLGHSSLATTQIYTHVSVDRLKRSFAQAHPRA, via the coding sequence ATGGGACCCCCGGGATGTAACGGTGGCCCGGTGACCGTCGCAAGCCACGAGACGCTCACCGCGTTCGAGCGCCATCTGCGACTCGAACGCGGGCGCTCGGCGAACACCGTGCGCGCCTACGTGCGCGACATCGGTGCCTTCCTCGACGCCGCGGACGTCCGCGACGACGCCGACCTGGCCGCGGTCGGGCTGGCCGACCTGCGGGCGTGGCTGGGGACGGTCTCGCGCCGCGGGGTCGCCCGCGCCACCATCGCCCGCACCTCCGCCTCGCTGCGTACGTTCTTCCGGTGGTGCGAGAACACCGGCCGGGTGCCGGTCGACCCGTCATTGCGCCTCTCGGCCCCCCGGCGCCACCGGACCCTGCCCGGGGTGCTGGCCCAGCGCTCGGCGACGGCCCTGCTCGACGTCGCGGCGCTGGCCGCCGACGATGCCGACCCGGTGCACCTCCGCGACCGGGCGGCCCTCGAGCTGATGTACGCCAGCGGGATCCGCGTCGGCGAGCTCGTCGGCCTCGACGTCGACGACGTCGACCTCCACAGCCGGGTGCTGCGGGTCGTCGGCAAGGGCGACAAGGAGCGGCGTGTGCCCTTCGGGGTGCCCGCCGGCGAGGCAGTCACGCGCTGGCTCGACGCGGGCCGTCCGGCACTCGTGACGGCGGCCAGCGGCCCGGCGCTGCTGTTGGGCCGACGGGGTCGCCGGGCCGACGCCCGCCAGATCCGCGAGGTCGTGCACCGCCTGCTCGCCGAGGTCCCCGACGCCCCGGACCTCGGCCCCCACGGGCTGCGGCACAGTGCGGCGACGCACCTGCTCGAGGGCGGCGCCGACCTGCGCATGGTCCAGGAGCTCCTCGGGCACAGCTCGCTCGCCACGACCCAGATCTACACCCACGTGTCCGTCGACCGGCTCAAGCGGTCCTTCGCCCAGGCGCACCCGCGTGCCTGA
- a CDS encoding MFS transporter, with amino-acid sequence MGRLTDIIAPPRMGTAFRWNLASSWVGQVGDGIALAAGPLLVATQTRSPVLIAAAAVVQRLPGLAVGLYAGAVADRVDRRRVVIVANLARLLALVALVTALLTGTLSIGLLLGLLLLVGTAEVFADTGWRAILPMIVDPADLGLANARQMSGFLVANQLIGPAVGAALFALGSAVPFGVHVLSLLLAVALFSRVELPAAGAGRPAQHAGRDILDGLRWIRHHAAVRTLTLVILVFNITWGAPWGVLVYWAQERLGVGPVGFGLLTTASAVGGIASVLAYGWLERRIPLGRLMKACLTLEVLTHLALALTTSWVVAMAVMAMFGAYAFVWASLSSAVRQRATPQEYQGRVGSVYWVGLVGGLLVGQALGGVIADRFGAAAPFWFAFAGAGLTLVLVWRRLDLIAHADAAEV; translated from the coding sequence GTGGGACGGCTGACCGACATCATCGCGCCCCCGCGCATGGGGACCGCGTTCCGCTGGAACCTCGCCTCCTCGTGGGTGGGCCAGGTGGGCGACGGCATCGCGCTGGCCGCGGGTCCGTTGCTCGTCGCGACCCAGACCCGCTCCCCCGTCCTCATCGCGGCCGCCGCGGTGGTGCAGCGGCTGCCCGGACTGGCCGTCGGTCTCTACGCGGGGGCCGTCGCCGACCGGGTCGACCGGCGGCGCGTGGTCATCGTCGCCAACCTGGCGCGCCTCCTGGCCCTCGTGGCCCTCGTGACCGCGCTGCTCACGGGCACCCTCTCGATCGGGCTGCTGCTCGGGCTGTTGCTTCTCGTCGGCACGGCCGAGGTCTTCGCCGACACCGGGTGGCGCGCCATCCTGCCGATGATCGTCGACCCGGCGGACCTCGGGCTGGCCAACGCCCGCCAGATGTCCGGCTTCCTCGTGGCCAACCAGCTCATCGGGCCGGCGGTCGGGGCGGCGCTGTTCGCCCTCGGCTCGGCGGTCCCGTTCGGGGTGCACGTGCTCAGCCTGCTGCTGGCGGTGGCGCTCTTCTCGCGCGTCGAGCTGCCCGCCGCCGGGGCCGGGCGGCCCGCGCAGCACGCGGGGCGCGACATCCTCGACGGCCTGCGCTGGATCCGGCACCACGCGGCCGTCCGCACCCTGACCCTGGTGATCCTGGTCTTCAACATCACCTGGGGTGCGCCGTGGGGGGTGCTGGTCTACTGGGCCCAGGAGCGGCTGGGCGTCGGACCCGTGGGGTTCGGGCTCCTGACGACGGCCTCGGCGGTGGGCGGCATCGCGTCGGTCCTGGCCTACGGGTGGCTCGAGCGGCGCATACCCCTGGGGCGGCTGATGAAGGCGTGCCTCACGCTGGAGGTGCTCACCCACCTGGCGCTGGCCCTCACCACGTCGTGGGTCGTGGCGATGGCGGTCATGGCGATGTTCGGCGCGTACGCGTTCGTGTGGGCGTCGCTGAGCTCAGCGGTGCGTCAACGGGCGACGCCACAGGAGTACCAGGGGCGCGTGGGCTCGGTGTACTGGGTGGGGCTGGTCGGCGGGCTCCTCGTCGGGCAGGCGCTCGGCGGCGTCATCGCCGACCGGTTCGGGGCGGCGGCGCCCTTCTGGTTCGCCTTCGCCGGAGCGGGGTTGACCCTGGTGCTGGTCTGGCGCCGCCTCGACCTCATCGCGCACGCCGACGCGGCCGAGGTGTGA
- the tsf gene encoding translation elongation factor Ts has product MANYTAADIKALREKTAAGMMDVKKALDEADGDMAKAEEILRVKGQKGVTKREGRTTSNGLVTARAGDGEGTLVEVLCETDFVAKGERFGALAEQVLTQAVATKAADADALLASTLEDGKSVKDLLDEANATIGEKIEVKRVSRLEGEHVVSYLHKTSPDLPAQIGVLVATTGGDDTTARDVAMHIAAFSPSVLSRDEIDAATVENERRVAEATAKEEGKPEAALPKIVEGRVNGFFKENVLLEQPFAKDAKKTVGKILDEAGAQATGFARYRVGS; this is encoded by the coding sequence ATGGCGAACTACACCGCCGCTGACATCAAGGCGCTCCGCGAGAAGACCGCGGCCGGCATGATGGACGTCAAGAAGGCTCTCGACGAGGCCGACGGCGACATGGCCAAGGCCGAGGAGATCCTCCGCGTCAAGGGGCAGAAGGGCGTGACCAAGCGCGAGGGTCGTACGACCTCCAACGGGCTGGTCACCGCGCGGGCCGGCGACGGCGAGGGCACCCTCGTCGAGGTCCTCTGCGAGACCGACTTCGTGGCCAAGGGCGAGCGTTTCGGCGCCCTGGCCGAGCAGGTCCTGACCCAGGCGGTCGCCACCAAGGCGGCCGACGCCGACGCGCTGCTGGCCTCCACGCTGGAGGACGGCAAGTCGGTCAAGGACCTCCTCGACGAGGCCAACGCCACCATCGGCGAGAAGATCGAGGTCAAGCGGGTCTCCCGCCTCGAGGGCGAGCACGTCGTCTCCTACCTGCACAAGACCAGCCCCGACCTGCCCGCGCAGATCGGTGTCCTGGTGGCCACCACCGGTGGCGACGACACCACGGCCCGCGACGTCGCGATGCACATCGCGGCGTTCAGCCCGAGCGTCCTCTCCCGCGACGAGATCGACGCCGCGACGGTCGAGAACGAGCGCCGCGTCGCCGAGGCCACCGCCAAGGAGGAGGGCAAGCCCGAGGCCGCCCTCCCGAAGATCGTCGAGGGCCGGGTCAACGGCTTCTTCAAGGAGAACGTCCTGCTCGAGCAGCCGTTCGCCAAGGACGCCAAGAAGACCGTCGGCAAGATCCTCGACGAGGCCGGCGCCCAGGCCACCGGCTTCGCGCGCTACCGCGTCGGCAGCTGA
- the dprA gene encoding DNA-processing protein DprA, whose product MSRGRVSSLEADDRWARVAVSFLLEPKNGRIRELLAAHEGAATLAALRERRAGAAQELYVRLPELDLDGLAGAVRRLGVRVLVPGDPEWPMTVERLRDPPYCLFVRGDPDLGGLTDRSVAVVGARAATDYGLGVAGDLGAGLAEQGWVVVSGAAFGIDGAAHRGCLAGGGPTVAVLACGVDRAYPEAHRSLLGKITEVGAVVSEVPPGAAPFRGRFLARNRLIAALGRATVVVEAGLRSGSLSTANEAEKIARPVGAVPGPVTSVLSAGCHDLVRRAAAVLVTDTAEVVELASAIGEYDEPERRAPRRVTDDLDPVEYAVWSAAPVRRGVGMQRLAVLSGQAEARMARALANLEMLGLVEVSGDGWRKAPGGTGAR is encoded by the coding sequence ATGAGCCGCGGCCGGGTCTCCTCGCTCGAGGCCGACGACCGCTGGGCGCGGGTGGCCGTGTCCTTCCTCCTCGAGCCCAAGAACGGGCGCATCCGCGAGCTCCTGGCCGCGCACGAGGGGGCCGCGACGCTGGCGGCCCTGCGCGAACGGCGGGCGGGCGCCGCCCAGGAGCTGTACGTCCGCCTCCCCGAGCTCGACCTCGACGGCCTGGCCGGCGCGGTGCGGCGGCTCGGCGTCCGCGTGCTGGTGCCGGGCGACCCGGAGTGGCCCATGACGGTCGAGCGCCTGCGCGACCCGCCGTACTGCCTCTTCGTCCGGGGCGACCCCGACCTCGGGGGCCTCACCGACCGCTCGGTCGCCGTGGTCGGCGCGCGGGCCGCCACCGACTACGGGCTCGGCGTCGCCGGAGACCTCGGGGCCGGGCTGGCCGAGCAGGGGTGGGTGGTCGTCAGCGGCGCCGCCTTCGGCATCGACGGCGCCGCTCACCGCGGCTGCCTCGCCGGCGGCGGCCCCACCGTGGCGGTGCTGGCCTGCGGCGTCGACCGCGCCTACCCCGAGGCCCACCGCTCCCTGCTCGGGAAGATCACCGAGGTGGGCGCGGTGGTCAGCGAGGTGCCCCCCGGCGCGGCGCCGTTCCGGGGCCGCTTCCTCGCCCGCAACCGCCTCATCGCGGCGCTCGGGCGCGCCACGGTGGTGGTCGAGGCGGGCCTGCGGTCGGGGTCGCTGTCGACGGCGAACGAGGCCGAGAAGATCGCCCGCCCGGTGGGGGCGGTGCCTGGGCCGGTCACCAGCGTGCTGTCGGCCGGCTGTCACGACCTGGTCCGCCGCGCGGCGGCCGTGCTGGTCACCGACACGGCCGAGGTGGTCGAGCTCGCCTCGGCCATCGGCGAGTACGACGAGCCGGAGCGGCGCGCCCCGCGGCGCGTCACCGACGACCTCGACCCCGTCGAGTACGCGGTCTGGTCGGCCGCGCCGGTCCGGCGAGGCGTCGGTATGCAGCGCCTGGCTGTGCTGTCGGGGCAGGCGGAGGCCCGGATGGCGCGCGCCCTGGCCAACCTCGAGATGCTCGGCCTGGTCGAGGTCAGCGGTGACGGCTGGCGCAAGGCCCCAGGAGGGACGGGGGCCCGCTGA
- a CDS encoding murein hydrolase activator EnvC family protein, which produces MALLHLLSAAAAAAAGTAVVLAAPAAPGPAPSAPVPAAAAPGAAVAAPGAAVADAGPSRVLADPSRGPARAGPGAAASAGVHRWRWPVPAASPVLRPFRAPPSPWAAGHRGLDLGATAGVLVRAVESGVVTHAGRLAGRGTVTITHGDGLRSTYEPVSPLVAEGQTVSVGDPVGRLEAAAGHCGARACLHLGARQRAGYLDPWPLLAGGRVRLLPRPP; this is translated from the coding sequence ATGGCCCTCCTCCACCTCCTCTCCGCCGCGGCCGCCGCGGCCGCGGGTACCGCTGTGGTCCTGGCGGCCCCCGCCGCGCCCGGGCCGGCTCCCTCGGCACCGGTGCCGGCGGCCGCTGCGCCCGGGGCGGCGGTGGCTGCGCCCGGGGCGGCGGTGGCGGACGCCGGCCCCTCACGCGTGCTCGCGGACCCGTCCCGCGGTCCCGCGCGGGCCGGGCCGGGGGCCGCTGCGTCGGCCGGGGTCCACCGGTGGCGCTGGCCGGTGCCGGCGGCCTCCCCCGTCCTGCGCCCCTTCCGGGCCCCGCCGAGCCCATGGGCCGCGGGTCACCGTGGGCTCGACCTCGGAGCCACGGCCGGCGTGCTCGTCCGGGCGGTCGAGAGCGGGGTCGTCACCCACGCGGGGCGCCTGGCCGGGCGCGGCACCGTGACCATCACCCACGGCGACGGTCTGCGCAGCACGTACGAGCCGGTGTCTCCGCTCGTGGCTGAGGGGCAGACGGTGTCGGTGGGCGACCCGGTCGGCCGGCTCGAGGCCGCCGCGGGGCACTGCGGGGCGCGGGCCTGTCTCCACCTGGGTGCGCGGCAGCGCGCGGGGTACCTCGACCCGTGGCCGCTGCTCGCCGGTGGCCGCGTGCGGTTGCTGCCCCGGCCGCCGTGA
- a CDS encoding ABC-F family ATP-binding cassette domain-containing protein, whose protein sequence is MSATLVVKDLAAGHGDRHLFAGLDLVVAPGDVVGVVGANGAGKSTLLRLLAGLDEPTEGRVGVSPPHAVVGYLPQEERRIPGETVRAFVERRTGVTAAQQALDAATAALAEGAAGADDAYAEAFERWLGLGAADLDERLAAADVPDPHALMTTLSGGEAARAALASLVLSRYDVVLLDEPTNDLDLAGLDTLERFVTGLATGVVLVSHDREFLARTVTSVVELDLAQQQVATYGGGYEAYLEERAVARRHAREAYEEYDDTRSALVDRGRMQRAWMEKGVRTARRKAPDNDKVGRKFRSEASEKQAAKARQTQRRIERLEVVEEPRKEWELRMEIAPAPRSGAVVAGARGVVVRRPGFLLGPVDLQLDWADRVALTGANGSGKSTLLSVLLGRTAPDEGTAALGPGVVVGEVDQARGSFTGPATLLDTFAGLLPELPDADVRTLLAKFGLRAAHVHRASATLSPGERTRAALALLQARGVNLLVLDEPTNHLDLPAIEQLESALDAFPGTLVLVTHDRRMLEAVRTTRHLHVEDGRVTER, encoded by the coding sequence ATGAGCGCCACCCTGGTCGTCAAGGACCTCGCCGCCGGGCACGGCGACCGCCACCTCTTCGCCGGGCTCGACCTCGTGGTCGCCCCCGGTGACGTGGTCGGGGTCGTCGGGGCCAACGGTGCCGGCAAGTCCACCCTCCTGCGCCTGCTGGCCGGCCTCGACGAGCCCACCGAGGGCCGCGTCGGGGTCAGCCCGCCGCACGCCGTGGTGGGCTACCTGCCCCAGGAGGAGCGCCGCATCCCGGGTGAGACCGTGCGGGCGTTCGTCGAGCGGCGCACCGGCGTCACCGCTGCCCAGCAGGCCCTGGACGCCGCCACCGCGGCCCTGGCCGAGGGGGCCGCCGGGGCCGACGACGCCTACGCCGAGGCCTTCGAGCGCTGGCTCGGCCTGGGTGCCGCCGACCTCGACGAGCGCCTCGCGGCCGCCGACGTCCCCGACCCCCACGCCCTGATGACCACCCTCTCCGGGGGTGAGGCGGCGCGGGCCGCGCTGGCGTCCCTCGTCCTCAGCCGGTACGACGTCGTCCTGCTCGACGAGCCGACCAACGACCTCGACCTGGCGGGGCTCGACACCCTGGAGCGGTTCGTGACCGGGCTGGCCACGGGCGTCGTCCTGGTGAGCCACGACCGCGAGTTCCTGGCCCGCACCGTGACCTCGGTGGTCGAGCTCGACCTCGCGCAGCAGCAGGTCGCGACCTACGGCGGCGGCTACGAGGCCTACCTCGAGGAGCGGGCGGTCGCCCGGCGGCACGCGCGCGAGGCCTACGAGGAGTACGACGACACCCGCAGTGCCCTGGTCGACCGCGGCCGGATGCAGCGGGCGTGGATGGAGAAGGGCGTGCGCACCGCGCGGCGCAAGGCCCCCGACAACGACAAGGTCGGCCGCAAGTTCCGCAGCGAGGCCAGCGAGAAGCAGGCCGCCAAGGCCCGCCAGACCCAGCGCCGCATCGAGCGGCTCGAGGTCGTCGAGGAGCCCCGCAAGGAGTGGGAGCTGCGGATGGAGATCGCGCCCGCTCCCCGTTCCGGCGCGGTGGTGGCCGGTGCCCGCGGCGTGGTGGTGCGCCGCCCCGGGTTCCTCCTCGGGCCGGTCGACCTGCAGCTCGACTGGGCCGACCGGGTGGCGCTCACGGGGGCCAACGGCTCGGGCAAGTCGACGCTGCTCTCGGTGCTCCTCGGCCGCACCGCCCCGGACGAGGGGACCGCCGCCCTCGGCCCGGGGGTCGTCGTCGGCGAGGTCGACCAGGCGCGCGGCTCGTTCACCGGGCCCGCGACCCTGCTCGACACCTTCGCGGGCCTGCTGCCCGAGCTGCCGGACGCCGACGTCCGCACCCTGCTGGCCAAGTTCGGCCTGCGGGCCGCGCACGTGCACCGGGCCTCGGCCACGCTCTCGCCCGGCGAGCGGACCCGGGCCGCCCTGGCGCTGCTGCAGGCCCGCGGCGTCAACCTGCTGGTGCTCGACGAGCCGACCAACCACCTCGACCTGCCGGCGATCGAGCAGCTCGAGTCGGCGCTCGACGCGTTCCCGGGGACCCTCGTGCTCGTCACGCACGACCGCCGGATGCTGGAGGCGGTGCGCACCACCCGGCATCTGCACGTCGAGGACGGCCGGGTCACCGAGCGCTGA
- the pyrH gene encoding UMP kinase: MTTPAATLASVPDRTPDRPRRVLLKLSGEVFGGGRVGVDPDVVRGIARQIADAVREGIEVAIVVGGGNFFRGAELQQKGMERARADYIGMLGTVMNCLALQDFLEKEDVDTRVQTAITMGQVAEPYIPRRAIRHLEKGRVVIFGAGAGMPYFSTDTVSAQRALECQCDAVLMSKSGVDGVYDADPRTHPEARKLDEVTFEEALRTGLKVVDAAAFSLCMDNKLPMVVFGMEGEGNITRALRGERIGTLVSAS, from the coding sequence GTGACCACGCCCGCCGCCACCCTGGCCTCCGTGCCGGACCGCACCCCCGACCGCCCGCGCCGCGTCCTCCTCAAGCTCTCCGGCGAGGTCTTCGGCGGCGGCCGCGTGGGCGTCGACCCCGACGTCGTGCGCGGCATCGCCCGCCAGATCGCCGACGCCGTGCGCGAGGGGATCGAGGTCGCCATCGTCGTCGGTGGCGGCAACTTCTTCCGCGGTGCCGAGCTGCAGCAGAAGGGCATGGAGCGGGCGCGGGCCGACTACATCGGGATGCTCGGCACCGTGATGAACTGCCTGGCGCTGCAGGACTTCCTCGAGAAGGAGGACGTCGACACCCGGGTGCAGACCGCCATCACGATGGGCCAGGTCGCCGAGCCGTACATCCCGCGCCGCGCCATCCGCCACCTCGAGAAGGGCCGGGTCGTCATCTTCGGCGCGGGCGCCGGGATGCCGTACTTCTCCACCGACACCGTCAGCGCGCAGCGGGCGCTCGAGTGCCAGTGCGACGCGGTCCTGATGAGCAAGAGCGGGGTCGACGGGGTCTACGACGCCGACCCGCGCACTCACCCCGAGGCCCGCAAGCTCGACGAGGTCACCTTCGAGGAGGCGCTGCGCACCGGCCTGAAGGTCGTCGACGCCGCCGCGTTCAGCCTCTGCATGGACAACAAGCTGCCCATGGTCGTGTTCGGCATGGAGGGCGAGGGCAACATCACCCGCGCGCTGCGGGGCGAGCGCATCGGCACCCTGGTCTCCGCGAGCTGA
- a CDS encoding pyridoxal phosphate-dependent aminotransferase: protein MSTPPLAGSPATVGHPALAPFGTTIFTTMSALAAEHDAVNLGQGFPDTDGPPEVLAAAVEAIRGGRNQYPPGPGTPDLRRAVAEHQERFYGLRYDPASEVLVTVGATEAIAVAMLALLRPGDEVVMFEPYYDSYAATVALAGGVRRTSVLTFPDFAVDEASLRAAFSDRTRVVLLNSPHNPTGKVFTREELELVASLAREHDAWVVTDEVYEHLVFDDARHVPLASLPGMRERTLTISSGGKTFSTTGWKVGWVCGPAAAVAALLAVKQFLTFGASGPFQPAVAAGLRLPDEVFAGLAHALEAKRDRLVGGLRRMGLEVAVPRGTYFVVADVAPLGVVDATDWCLGLPERAGVGAIPVAAFHDDAAAARTLVRLAFCKEDHVLDEGVRRLATLVR, encoded by the coding sequence ATGAGCACGCCGCCACTCGCCGGGTCGCCCGCCACCGTCGGCCATCCGGCCCTCGCGCCGTTCGGGACCACGATCTTCACGACGATGAGCGCGCTGGCCGCCGAGCACGACGCCGTCAACCTCGGCCAGGGCTTCCCCGACACCGACGGGCCGCCCGAGGTCCTCGCCGCGGCGGTCGAGGCCATCCGCGGCGGCCGCAACCAGTACCCGCCCGGGCCCGGGACGCCCGACCTGCGCCGGGCGGTCGCCGAGCACCAGGAGCGCTTCTACGGGCTGCGGTACGACCCGGCGTCCGAGGTGCTCGTCACCGTCGGGGCCACCGAGGCGATCGCGGTGGCGATGCTCGCCCTGCTGCGCCCCGGCGACGAGGTGGTGATGTTCGAGCCCTACTACGACAGCTACGCGGCGACGGTCGCACTGGCGGGTGGGGTGCGCCGGACCTCGGTGCTGACCTTCCCCGACTTCGCGGTCGACGAGGCGTCGCTGCGGGCCGCGTTCAGCGACCGGACGCGCGTGGTCCTGCTCAACAGCCCGCACAACCCCACCGGCAAGGTCTTCACCCGCGAGGAGCTCGAGCTGGTGGCGTCCCTGGCGCGCGAGCACGACGCGTGGGTGGTGACCGACGAGGTGTACGAGCACCTGGTCTTCGACGACGCGCGGCACGTCCCGCTCGCGAGCCTGCCCGGGATGCGCGAGCGGACCCTGACGATCTCCTCCGGCGGCAAGACCTTCTCGACCACGGGCTGGAAGGTCGGCTGGGTCTGCGGGCCGGCCGCGGCGGTGGCGGCGCTGCTGGCGGTCAAGCAGTTCCTGACGTTCGGCGCCTCGGGGCCGTTCCAGCCCGCGGTGGCCGCGGGGCTCCGGCTGCCCGACGAGGTCTTCGCGGGGCTGGCCCACGCGCTGGAGGCCAAACGCGACCGCCTGGTCGGGGGGTTGCGGAGGATGGGGCTCGAGGTGGCGGTGCCGCGCGGGACCTACTTCGTGGTCGCGGACGTGGCGCCGCTGGGCGTCGTCGACGCGACGGACTGGTGCCTCGGGCTGCCCGAGCGGGCCGGGGTCGGGGCCATCCCGGTCGCGGCCTTCCACGACGACGCCGCGGCCGCGCGGACCCTGGTGCGCCTGGCGTTCTGCAAGGAGGACCACGTGCTCGACGAGGGTGTGCGGAGGCTCGCGACCCTCGTGCGCTGA
- the rpsB gene encoding 30S ribosomal protein S2 gives MAVVTMRQLLESGVHFGHQTRRWNPKMKRFIMTERNGIYIIDLQQSVTYINNAYEFVKETVAHGGTILFVGTKRQAQEPIAEQATRVGMPYVNHRWLGGMLTNFQTISKRLTRLKELEEINFDDVAGSGRTKKELLMMKREKDKLEKTLGGIRSMSRVPSAVWIVDTKKEHLAVDEARKLNLPVIAILDTNCDPDEVDYKIPGNDDAIRSVTLLTRVIADAVADGLMQRSGARTEGEQAGTPDEPLAEWERELLAGEAAQTAEQVAPEAGETAAAPAPEATEVEAAAAETTEAPAAETTEAPADEATEAPADEATEAPAAETTEAPVAEATAATEAPAAETTEAPAAEDAPAEKA, from the coding sequence ATGGCCGTCGTCACCATGCGCCAGCTCCTCGAGAGCGGCGTCCACTTCGGGCACCAGACCCGTCGCTGGAACCCCAAGATGAAGCGCTTCATCATGACCGAGCGCAACGGCATCTACATCATCGACCTGCAGCAGTCGGTGACCTACATCAACAACGCCTACGAGTTCGTCAAGGAGACCGTCGCCCACGGCGGCACCATCCTCTTCGTCGGCACCAAGCGTCAGGCGCAGGAGCCCATCGCCGAGCAGGCGACCCGGGTCGGGATGCCGTACGTCAACCACCGCTGGCTCGGTGGCATGCTCACCAACTTCCAGACGATCTCCAAGCGGCTGACCCGCCTCAAGGAGCTCGAGGAGATCAACTTCGACGACGTGGCCGGTTCGGGCCGCACGAAGAAGGAGCTCCTCATGATGAAGCGCGAGAAGGACAAGCTCGAGAAGACCCTGGGCGGCATCCGCTCGATGTCCCGCGTGCCCTCCGCCGTGTGGATCGTCGACACCAAGAAGGAGCACCTCGCCGTCGACGAGGCCCGCAAGCTGAACCTGCCGGTCATCGCCATCCTCGACACCAACTGCGACCCCGACGAGGTCGACTACAAGATCCCCGGCAACGACGACGCGATCCGCTCCGTCACGCTGCTCACCCGGGTCATCGCCGACGCCGTCGCCGACGGCCTCATGCAGCGCTCCGGTGCCCGCACCGAGGGCGAGCAGGCCGGCACCCCGGACGAGCCCCTGGCCGAGTGGGAGCGCGAGCTCCTCGCCGGCGAGGCCGCCCAGACGGCCGAGCAGGTCGCTCCCGAGGCCGGCGAGACCGCCGCCGCCCCGGCGCCCGAGGCCACCGAGGTCGAGGCCGCCGCGGCCGAGACCACCGAGGCTCCGGCCGCCGAGACCACCGAGGCTCCGGCCGACGAGGCCACCGAGGCTCCGGCCGACGAGGCCACCGAGGCTCCGGCCGCCGAGACCACCGAGGCTCCGGTCGCCGAGGCCACCGCGGCCACCGAGGCTCCGGCCGCCGAGACCACCGAGGCCCCCGCGGCCGAGGACGCCCCGGCCGAGAAGGCCTGA